GGCGGCGCCTGGCCGAGCAGAAGGGCATTCCCCTGGAGGCGATGCTGGTGGACGCCGGCGCCGACAGCCTGATCGCGCTGTCGCTGCGCGCCGCCACCGCCGCGGGCGACGTGGTGGTGAGCACCACCGGCACCTACCCCACCTTCGCCTACTTCGCCCGGGGCCACGGCTGCCGGCTGGTGGAGGTGCCCTACGACGAGGGGCCCGGCCGCCTGGCACCGGATCTCGACGCCCTGGCCGCGGCCGTCCGCGAGCAGGGGGCTCGGCTGGTCTACCTGGCCAATCCCGACAACCCCGGCGGCCACCTGCATCGTGATGCCGACGTGCTGGCGCTGCGTGACGCGCTACCCGACGACTGCTGGCTGCTGCTGGACGAGGCCTATCACGACTTTCGCGAGGATGCCGACGGCGAGTTCGGGCGGCGGGTGCTACCCGGGGTGATCCGGCTGCGCACCCTTTCCAAGGCCCATGGCCTGGCCGGGCTCAGGGTCGGCTACGCCATCGCCGAGCCCGAGACGCTGGCGGTGATGATGAAGGTGCGCATCCACTACGCGGTGTCGACCCTGAGCCAGGCTGCCGCCGAGGTGGTGCTGGACGCCCCCGACGAGGTGGAAGCCCACGTGGCGGCGGTACGGCGGCGGCGCGAGCGGCTGGCGGCCCACCTGCGCGAACTGGGGGCCGACGTGCTGCCCAGCGCCACCAACTTCGTCGGTATTCGCCTGGCCAGCGCCGAGCTGGCCGGTCAGCTGCACGCCGCCCTGCTCGACGAGGGCAAGCTGATCGCCCGCCCTGCCGACCCCGCGCTGGGCCATGTGCTGCGCATCACCGCCGTGGAGGACGCCCTGGTGCCGGGGCGGCTGGCCACCCTGGAGGCGGCACTCACCGCGCGCTGACGCGCTGAAAGGGCGAGACCTCGCACCGAAACGCCGGCACCGCCCGAGGGCGGTGCCGGATCAAGCCCCGAAGCGAAGTCACCGGGGCACTCAGCAGCGCCCCTGCATCCTCAGCCCGGGCGGACAGAAGCCCCTGCCGCGGCGGTCATGGCGACGGTCATCATAGTAGTAGTACCGCTCCACCCGCCGATGGCGATCGCGATAGTAACGACGATCATCCCCGCGATAGTGGCGATGGCCGCTGTAGCCGTCCACCTCGATCAGCGGGCGGGTCTCGACTCGGGCAGGGGTATAGCTGCAGCCCGCCAGGGTCAGGGTAGATGCCACCATGGCCAGCATCAGCAAGCGCACGGGAGTCCTCATGGAGTTACCTCGCAAGGCAGTCGAGAAAAGGGGCTCCCTTCGTTCCCGGTTCGGTGTCGCTGCCCGTCATCGTGGATGACGGTGGCCTCTGGCGGGCCGGCGAAACGCAAACAGTGTTCTATAACCTTGTACCCGCCGCCGGCCAATCGCCAGACCGGAGCGGGGAAAAAACGTGCAACCTCACTGCCGCGTCGTCAGCAACGCCCCTTCTTGGCCTGCCCCGGCGGGCAGAAGTAGCCGCCGCGCGAGTGGCCGCCTCGGTCGTCATCGATGACGATCAGCGGTTCGGACTTGATGCGGGCAGGGGTATAGCTGCAGCCGGCCATGACCAGGCTGGCCGCCACCAGCATGAGGGGCAAATACAGGTGCCGTGACATACGACCTCCTTGTTCTCTATCAGGGGAACTTCATCGCCACCCATTCTATCCAAGCGCCCGGCAGGCGCCCATGTGGCGCGTCGACGACAGCGGCGTCGCCAGTCAGCGACAGTAGCCAAGCGGCGACGCCCGTCGCATAGTAGGCCTATCATTAGTCTGCAAACGGGACCTCCCATGGAGAGCGTGCGCCGTCATTCCCTGCTGCTTATCGTACTGGGCAGCCTGGTCGTCACCCTGGCCATGGGCCTGCGCCATGGCTTCGGCCTGTTCCTCGAGCCCATGAGCACCGAGCTGGGCTGGGGCCGCGGCGTCTTCGCCTTCGCCTTTGCCCTCGCCCTGCAGAACCTGCTGTGGGGGCTCTCCCAGCCCTTCGCCGGGGCCCTGGCCGATCGCTTCGGCGCTGCCCGCGTGGTGGTCATCGGCGGCGCCCTCTATGCCCTGGGCCTGCTGTTCATGGGCCTCTCGGAATCGGCGCTGGGCATGACCCTCTCCGCCGGCATCCTGATCGGCCTGGGGCTCTCCGGCACCACCTTCTCGGTGATCCTCGGCGCCGTGGGCCGCGCGGTAGCCCCGGAGAAGCGCAGCATGGCCATGGGCATCGTCAGCGCCGCCGGCTCCTTCGGCCAGTTCGCAATGCTGCCCGGCACCCTCGGCCTGATGGGATGGCTCGGCTGGTCGGCGGCGCTGCTGGCTATGGGCGCCATCGCCGCGCTGATGCTGCCGCTGGGCGCCATGCTGCGCGACCGCCCCTCGGCCAAGGCCGCCAGCGACATCAGCCTGGGCGCGGCGCTCAACGAGGCCGCCAACCATCGCGGCTTCTGGCTGCTCTGCCTCGGCTTCTTCGTGTGCGGCTTCCAGGTGGTGTTCATCGGCGTACACCTGCCCGGCTACCTTTTCGACAACGGCATCGCCGTGCAGGTGGGCAGCACCGTGCTGGCCCTGGTCGGCCTGTTCAACATATTCGGCACCTACGCCGCCGGCTGGCTCGGGGGGCGCTACTCCAAGCCGCGCCTGCTCACCTGGCTCTACCTGATCCGCGGCGTGGTCATCACCCTCTTCCTGGTCGCGCCGCTCAGCCCCGGCAGCGCCTACCTCTTCGGCATCGCCATGGGCCTGCTGTGGCTCTCCACGGTGCCGCTGACCAACGGCATCGTCGCCTCGGTATTCGGCGTCCAGCACCTCTCCATGCTGGGCGGCATCGTCTTCCTCTTCCACCAGCTCGGCTCCTTCATGGGGGTCTGGCTGGGGGGCTTCCTCTACGACCTGCAGGGCGACTACGCTGTGGTATGGAACATCGCCATCCTGCTCTCGGTGGTGGCCGCCGCCCTGCACTGGTTCATCAGCGAGCGGCCGGTCAGCCGCCCCGCTCCCACGGAGGCCGAGGCATGAGTCGCTCACTCCTGCTGCCGATCGCCGCCGCCCTGCTGACCGCCATGGCCCTCGCCCTGGTCTGGTGGGGCTGGCACCACCTCGATGCTGCCCAGCTGCTGCTGGGCAGCCGGCTCTGCTGAGGGACGTCTCTGAACGGCAGGGCTGTTCGGCGGCGCTGACCGCCCACGTTGACGACTAACGTTGCCCCCAGGCGGGAGACAACCTCGGTCCTCACGCCTATACTGCACTGCAGCATTGACGGATGAGCAGGAGCAGGCATGGCACGCTATTCCCCCTTACGAACCGAAACGGCACCCGACCGGGGAGACGCCCGATGACCGGCATCATGGCAATCATCGTGGCGCTGGTGCTGCTGATGGTCCTGGCCTACCGCGGGCTCAGCCTGCTGATCCTCGCCCCGCTGCTGGCGGCCCTGGTGGCGCTGGTCTCGGTCGATACGCCCCTGCTGGCCAGCTACACCCAGGTCTTCATGGGGGCCGCCAGCGATTTCATCCTGCGCTTCTTCCCGCTGTTCCTGCTGGGGGCGATCTTCGGCAAGCTGATGGAGGATTCGGGCAGCGCCGAGGTGCTGGCCAGCGCCATCGTGAAGCGCCTGGGCGACGCCCGCGCCATCCTGGCGGTGGTGCTCGCCTGTGCGGTGATGACCTACGGCGGCGTCTCGCTGTTCGTGGTGGCCTTCGCGGTCTACCCGATCGCCGCGGCGCTGTTTCGCCAGGCCAACCTGCCCAAGCGGCTGATCCCCGGCACCATCGCACTCGGCGCCTTCACCTTCACCATGACCGCGCTTCCGGGCACGCCGGCGATCCAGAACGCCATTCCCATGCCCTACTTCGGCACTTCGCCGTTTGCCGCGCCGGGCCTCGGCATCCTCACCGGCCTGGTCATGCTGGTGCTGGGACAGGCCTGGCTGAACCGTCGGGCGCGCCAGGCGCGGCTGGCCGGCGAAGGCTACGGCGAGCACCAGGACAATGCGCCTACCGCCGGCCACCTGCGGGAGCGCGCGGCGGGCGAAGGCTTCGACCTGGCCGAGATGACCCCGCCGCCGGCGGTGCGCGACCTGCCCCCCCCTGCCGCTGGCGCTGCTGCCCATCGTGCTGGTGATCGCCCTGAACCTGCTGTTCACGGCGGTGGTGATCCCGGCCATGGAGACGGGGTATCTCGCCGAGCCGGCCTATGGTGCGACCAGCATCGAGTCGGTGCGCGGGGTCTGGTCGGTGATCGCCGCCCTGGTGGTCGCCATCGCGGTGATCATCGTCGCTAACCTCAGGCGCCTCGAGTCGCTCACCACCACCCTGGACAGCGGCGCCAACGCCTCGCTGCTGCCGATCTTCAACACCGCCAGCCTGGTCGGCTTCGGTTCGGTGATCGCCTCGCTCGCCGCCTTCGAGGCGATCAGCCTCTGGGTGACCTCGGTGGGCGGCGACAACCCGCTGATCTCTCTCGCCATCGCGGTCAACCTGCTGGCGGGCATGACCGGCTCGGCCTCCGGCGGCATGAGCATCGCCCTGGCCACGCTGGGCGACACCTACCTGGCCATGGGCCAGGCCGCCGGCATCGCCCCCGAGCTGCTGCACCGGGTCACGGCCGTCGCCACCGGCGGGCTGGATGCCCTGCCCCACAACGGCGCGGTGATCACGCTGCTCTCCATCTGCGGCCTGACCCATCGCCAGGCCTATCTGGATATCGCGGTGGTGGCCGTGGTGGTCCCGATCCTCTCGCTGGTGCTGCTGATCGCCCTGGGTACGCTGGTCGGCTCGTTCTGAGGCGGGGTAGGTCCGGGACCATCAACGCTCGCGACGGCGAGGGCACTGTTATGATGCAGGTGACGTAACAGGAGAACACGATGCCTGCCGACGCCAACGCCTTCCAGACCGCCCTCGCCCTGATCCTGGGCATGGATCCGGTGCTGCTCGGCATCGTGGCGCTCTCGCTGCAGGTCTCGCTGAGCGCGGTGCTGATCGCCGCCCTGCTCGCCCTACCGCTGGGCGCGGCGCTGGCGCTGTGGCGCTTCCCCGGGCGCGGCGCTGTGATCGTGGCGCTGAATGCGCTGATGGGCCTGCCGCCGGTGGTGGCGGGGCTCACCGTCTACCTGCTGCTCTCCCGGGCGGGCCCCCTGGGCCAGTTCGGCCTGCTCTTCACCCCCACCGCCATGGTCATCGCCCAGGTGATCCTGATCCTGCCGATCATCGCCGCCCTGACCCGCCAGCAGATCGAAGAGCTCCACAGCGAGTACCGCGAGCAGCTGCGCTCCCTCGGCGTCTCGCGGCCGCGCATGATTCCCACCCTGCTGTGGGACGCGCGGTTCTCGCTGCTCACCGTGGTGCTGGCCGGCTTCGGCCGCGCCAGCGCCGAGGTAGGGGCGGTGATGATCGTCGGCGGCAACATCGACGGCGTCACCCGGGTGATGACCACCGCCATCGTGCTCGAGACCAGCAAGGGCAACCTGCCGCTGGCCCTCGGGCTCGGCCTGGTGCTGCTGGGGCTGGTGCTGCTGGTCAACGCCGCCGCTCACCTGGTCGGCGAGACGGCGCGGAGACGGCTGGGATGAACGACATGCTCCGTCCCGCCACCACCGCCGGGATCACCCCGCAGGCCTTCGAGGGGGTGAGCGTCAGCCACCGCGGCCAGTCGCTGCTGCAGCCGCTCGACCTGCGCCTCAGCGGCTGTCGCCGCACCCTGGTGATGGGCCCCAACGGCGCCGGCAAGAGCCTGCTGCTGCGCCTGGCCCATGGCCTGCTGGCGCCCAGTGCGGGCCGAGTGCGCTGGGAGGGCATCACGCCCCGCCAGGCCATGGTCTTCCAGCGCCCGGTGCTGCTGCGACGCAGCGCTCTGGAGAACCTCACCTATGCGCTGGCGGTGACCGGCACGCCCCGCGGCGAGCGCCGCGAGCGGGCCCGGGAGGCCCTCACCCGCTTCGGCCTGGCCGCCCTGGAGAAGCGCCCGGCCCGGGTGCTCTCCGGCGGCGAACAGCAGCGCCTGGCGCTGGCCCGCGCCTGGCTCACCCGCCCCGAGGTGCTGTTCCTGGACGAGCCCACCTCGGCGCTGGACCCGGCGGCGATCCGCGCCGTGGAGGAGGCCGTGCGCGACTTCCATGCCCGCGGCACGCGCATCGTCATGACCACCCATGACCTGAACCAGGCGAAGCGCCTGGCCGACGAGGTGGTGCTGCTCTACGGTGGTCGGCTGATCGAGCACACCCCGGCCGAGCGCTTCTTCGCGGCACCGCGGACGCCCGAGGGGCAGGCCTTCCTGCGCGGCGAACTGGTCTGGTAGCCCCTTTTCTCTCGAGGAGAGCAGCATGACGCCACGCGCGATCGCCCTGACCGCCCTGCTACTGGCCGGCAGCGCCGGCCTGGCACCGGTCCACGCCGCTGACGACCATATCGTCCTGGCCTCGACCACCTCCACCGAGCAGTCCGGGCTCTTCGGTCACCTGCTGCCGGCCTTCGCCGAGGCCACCGGCATCCGGGTGCGGGTGGTGGCCGTGGGCACCGGCCAGGCCTTCGAGATCGCCCGCCGTGGCGATGCCGACGGTCTGCTGGTCCACGACGGCGAGGGGGAACGGCGCTTCGTCGAGGCGGGCTACGCCACCGAGCGCGCCGACGTGATGTATAACGACTTCGTGATCATCGGCCCCGCCGAGGACCCCACCGGCATCGCCGAGGCCGAGAGCGTGGCTGAGGCCCTGCGCCGGATCGCCGAGGCCGAGGCGCCCTTCGCCTCCCGCGGTGACGACAGCGGCACCCACCGCGCCGAGCAGCGCCTCTGGGAAGCGGCGGGCGTCAAGCCCGGGGGGGGGTGGTGGTACCGCGAACTCGGCAGCGGCATGGGCCCGACGTTGAACACCGCCGCCGCCATGGACGCCTACGTGATGAGCGACCGCGCCACCTGGGCGGCCTTTCGCAACCGCCAGTCGCTCGCGCTGCTCTTCGAGGGCGACGAGGCGCTCTTCAACCAGTACGGCAGCATCCTGATCGACCCGGAGCGCCACCCCCACCTGAAGCACGACCTGGCCGAGCGGTGGCACCAGTGGCTGCTCTCCGAGCAGGGCCAGCAGGCCATCGCGGAGTTCACCGTCAACGGCGAGCCGCTGTTCTTTCCCAATGCTCGCCCCGACTGACCTGAAGCGGAGGACTTACGGCCCGGGCGTTCTCGGCACTCGCCTGAAACCGGGTGGTGGGAGGGATTTGAGTAACTATTCAGGTGGCTGCGGATGGGATATCGCCAACCAGCTGATTTTTCTGGCATAGTGCACAGCATCATTCGGCACACCTATGCGGTGATATGACCATCAGCGATATCAACGTCGACGAGGCCCTGGAGCGGGTCCGGCAGCAGCTCAAGGAAGACCAGACGGTCTCGCCGTCGCTGCGTGCCGCCATCGATGTGCTGATGCTGCTGGTCAAGCTCATGGCCGATCGCCTGGCCACCAGTAGCCGCAACAGCAGCAAGCCACCGTCCCAGGATCCCAATCGCCAGCGCCGCTCGCGCGCCAAAGGCGAGCGGCGCCCCGGCGGACAGCCAGGGCATGAGGGTAAGACGTTGGCGCCGGTGACGGACCCCGACGAGGTGGTCAAGCTCCGTGTCGATCGTCGGCAACTCCCCAAGGGGCGTTCTTACCGCCCGGTCGGCGTCGAAACGCGCCAAGTGCAGGACATCGTAATCCAGGCCGTGGTCACCGAATATCAGGCTGAGGTCCTCGAAGATGATCAGGGGCAACGCTACGTGGCGCCATTCCCCGAGGGCGTGACTCGCCCCATCCAGTATGGCCCTCGCCTCAAGGCGCATGTCGTCGTCTATCTCTCCCAGTATCAGCTGTTGCCCTATGCGCGTATCCGCGAGTTGCTCACCTCGCAGTGCGGCCTGTCGCTGAGCACCGGCACCCTGTTCGCCTTCAACCAGGAGGCCTACCAGCGGGCCGAGGCGTTCGCCGAGTGGGTGATCCCGGCGCTACGTGAAGCAGCCACCGTCCATGCCGATGAAACCGGAATGCAGGTCGGTGGCAAACGCTACTGGCTACACAGCGCCTCCAACGAGGCCCTGACCTGGTTGGCCCCGCACCCCAAGCGCGGCCAGGAAGCGATGGACGCCATCGGCGTATTGCCCTTCGTGCGTGGCGTGCTGGTGCATGATCACTGGAAGCCCTACTACCGCTATCCGGATTGCCGGCACGCGCTCTGTAATGCGCACCACCTTCGGGAGCTGACAGCGGCCTGGGAGAACGATGGCCAGGCATGGGCCAAGGCCTTGCATGACCTGTTGTTGGAGATGCATCGCGCCGTGGAGGTGGCCGACGGCTGCCTCTCGGCCGATGAGACCCGAGCCTGGCGGCAGCGCTATCGAGATTGCCTGGCGAAAGGGGACGCCGAGTGCCCCCCGCCGGTGAAACCG
The Halomonas alkalicola DNA segment above includes these coding regions:
- a CDS encoding pyridoxal phosphate-dependent aminotransferase, which codes for MPRFPDHLTGDGPHNPFPGVRVLERRLGREIPHQLGSNEGLDMPHRALREHFGDAMAAHVYSYGDAEALGIRRRLAEQKGIPLEAMLVDAGADSLIALSLRAATAAGDVVVSTTGTYPTFAYFARGHGCRLVEVPYDEGPGRLAPDLDALAAAVREQGARLVYLANPDNPGGHLHRDADVLALRDALPDDCWLLLDEAYHDFREDADGEFGRRVLPGVIRLRTLSKAHGLAGLRVGYAIAEPETLAVMMKVRIHYAVSTLSQAAAEVVLDAPDEVEAHVAAVRRRRERLAAHLRELGADVLPSATNFVGIRLASAELAGQLHAALLDEGKLIARPADPALGHVLRITAVEDALVPGRLATLEAALTAR
- a CDS encoding MFS transporter, coding for MESVRRHSLLLIVLGSLVVTLAMGLRHGFGLFLEPMSTELGWGRGVFAFAFALALQNLLWGLSQPFAGALADRFGAARVVVIGGALYALGLLFMGLSESALGMTLSAGILIGLGLSGTTFSVILGAVGRAVAPEKRSMAMGIVSAAGSFGQFAMLPGTLGLMGWLGWSAALLAMGAIAALMLPLGAMLRDRPSAKAASDISLGAALNEAANHRGFWLLCLGFFVCGFQVVFIGVHLPGYLFDNGIAVQVGSTVLALVGLFNIFGTYAAGWLGGRYSKPRLLTWLYLIRGVVITLFLVAPLSPGSAYLFGIAMGLLWLSTVPLTNGIVASVFGVQHLSMLGGIVFLFHQLGSFMGVWLGGFLYDLQGDYAVVWNIAILLSVVAAALHWFISERPVSRPAPTEAEA
- a CDS encoding GntP family permease yields the protein MTGIMAIIVALVLLMVLAYRGLSLLILAPLLAALVALVSVDTPLLASYTQVFMGAASDFILRFFPLFLLGAIFGKLMEDSGSAEVLASAIVKRLGDARAILAVVLACAVMTYGGVSLFVVAFAVYPIAAALFRQANLPKRLIPGTIALGAFTFTMTALPGTPAIQNAIPMPYFGTSPFAAPGLGILTGLVMLVLGQAWLNRRARQARLAGEGYGEHQDNAPTAGHLRERAAGEGFDLAEMTPPPAVRDLPPPAAGAAAHRAGDRPEPAVHGGGDPGHGDGVSRRAGLWCDQHRVGARGLVGDRRPGGRHRGDHRR
- a CDS encoding ABC transporter permease, which codes for MPADANAFQTALALILGMDPVLLGIVALSLQVSLSAVLIAALLALPLGAALALWRFPGRGAVIVALNALMGLPPVVAGLTVYLLLSRAGPLGQFGLLFTPTAMVIAQVILILPIIAALTRQQIEELHSEYREQLRSLGVSRPRMIPTLLWDARFSLLTVVLAGFGRASAEVGAVMIVGGNIDGVTRVMTTAIVLETSKGNLPLALGLGLVLLGLVLLVNAAAHLVGETARRRLG
- a CDS encoding ATP-binding cassette domain-containing protein, which encodes MNDMLRPATTAGITPQAFEGVSVSHRGQSLLQPLDLRLSGCRRTLVMGPNGAGKSLLLRLAHGLLAPSAGRVRWEGITPRQAMVFQRPVLLRRSALENLTYALAVTGTPRGERRERAREALTRFGLAALEKRPARVLSGGEQQRLALARAWLTRPEVLFLDEPTSALDPAAIRAVEEAVRDFHARGTRIVMTTHDLNQAKRLADEVVLLYGGRLIEHTPAERFFAAPRTPEGQAFLRGELVW
- a CDS encoding substrate-binding domain-containing protein; this translates as MTPRAIALTALLLAGSAGLAPVHAADDHIVLASTTSTEQSGLFGHLLPAFAEATGIRVRVVAVGTGQAFEIARRGDADGLLVHDGEGERRFVEAGYATERADVMYNDFVIIGPAEDPTGIAEAESVAEALRRIAEAEAPFASRGDDSGTHRAEQRLWEAAGVKPGGGWWYRELGSGMGPTLNTAAAMDAYVMSDRATWAAFRNRQSLALLFEGDEALFNQYGSILIDPERHPHLKHDLAERWHQWLLSEQGQQAIAEFTVNGEPLFFPNARPD
- the tnpC gene encoding IS66 family transposase, which encodes MTISDINVDEALERVRQQLKEDQTVSPSLRAAIDVLMLLVKLMADRLATSSRNSSKPPSQDPNRQRRSRAKGERRPGGQPGHEGKTLAPVTDPDEVVKLRVDRRQLPKGRSYRPVGVETRQVQDIVIQAVVTEYQAEVLEDDQGQRYVAPFPEGVTRPIQYGPRLKAHVVVYLSQYQLLPYARIRELLTSQCGLSLSTGTLFAFNQEAYQRAEAFAEWVIPALREAATVHADETGMQVGGKRYWLHSASNEALTWLAPHPKRGQEAMDAIGVLPFVRGVLVHDHWKPYYRYPDCRHALCNAHHLRELTAAWENDGQAWAKALHDLLLEMHRAVEVADGCLSADETRAWRQRYRDCLAKGDAECPPPVKPPPGTRGRAKRTKSRNLLERLQAYEDDVLRFLDDPAAPFTNNQGERDLRMTKVQQKISGCFRSWEGAEIFCRMRSFLSTAVKQGVAAHTALEQLFAGEVPAFMQQEAPTQPTGAE